One Mycobacterium marseillense DNA window includes the following coding sequences:
- a CDS encoding carboxymuconolactone decarboxylase family protein, translated as MPRLEPIPRGDVTDEFTRKMYDFMFGDRDPVAEPGTVGGTPGNWWTVMAQSPAALRHAVRGFRLYREEVTIRADHRELGQIRAGWVVGSQFVFSQHCKACRSAGLSEEKIAAIPSWPTADCFDRTERLLLAYTDCLAGQHGRVPERLMDQLREVFTDTEILEFTYTTTMYVMHAIMSRALRLEFDDVDDPTVEVVDPDGGGVLDIGAATSGRD; from the coding sequence ATGCCGCGTCTGGAGCCGATCCCCCGGGGCGATGTCACCGACGAGTTCACGCGCAAGATGTACGACTTCATGTTCGGCGATCGCGATCCGGTCGCCGAGCCGGGCACCGTCGGCGGCACCCCCGGCAACTGGTGGACGGTCATGGCGCAGTCCCCCGCCGCACTGCGGCACGCCGTGCGCGGCTTCCGCCTGTACCGCGAAGAGGTGACCATCCGCGCGGATCATCGTGAGCTGGGCCAGATCCGGGCGGGCTGGGTGGTCGGCAGCCAGTTCGTCTTCTCGCAACACTGCAAGGCGTGCCGGTCGGCCGGACTGTCCGAGGAGAAGATCGCGGCCATCCCGTCCTGGCCGACCGCCGACTGCTTCGACCGGACCGAGCGGCTGTTGCTGGCCTACACGGATTGCCTTGCCGGACAGCATGGCCGGGTGCCCGAACGGCTGATGGATCAGCTGCGGGAGGTCTTCACCGACACCGAGATCCTCGAATTCACTTACACCACCACGATGTACGTGATGCACGCGATCATGTCCCGGGCGCTGCGGCTGGAGTTCGACGACGTCGACGACCCGACCGTGGAGGTGGTCGACCCGGATGGCGGCGGTGTGCTCGACATCGGCGCCGCGACCTCCGGGCGTGACTGA
- a CDS encoding GntR family transcriptional regulator gives MTKMDGRSELAYRLIRRAIAEGEFEPGSRLVEQRIGEMFDLSRTPVREALRALAADGLVTIERNRGAIVATMSDTDIRDQYELRARLESLAAERAATRMGADGVAALDAAIAEFDEGIELMSGGSPDAGLRRITAANSAFHQAIVAGAQHRRLSALLEHAVDIPLVYQVFRHQTRQERERSNLFHRMVRDAIADGESQRAGALMAEHILQGRDSLLMLRSQQGRETETHAS, from the coding sequence ATGACCAAGATGGACGGCCGGTCGGAGCTGGCGTACCGGCTGATCAGGCGCGCCATCGCCGAGGGCGAGTTCGAACCGGGTTCGCGGTTGGTCGAACAGCGCATCGGCGAGATGTTCGACCTGTCCCGCACCCCGGTGCGGGAAGCGTTGCGGGCCTTGGCCGCCGACGGCCTGGTCACCATCGAACGCAACCGCGGTGCCATCGTCGCGACGATGTCCGACACCGACATCCGCGACCAGTATGAGCTGCGCGCCCGGCTGGAGTCGCTGGCCGCCGAGCGCGCGGCGACGCGGATGGGTGCTGACGGCGTCGCGGCCCTCGACGCCGCGATCGCCGAGTTTGACGAGGGTATCGAACTGATGTCCGGCGGTTCGCCCGACGCCGGCCTGCGCCGTATCACCGCCGCCAACAGCGCCTTTCACCAGGCGATCGTCGCGGGCGCGCAGCATCGGCGGCTGTCCGCGCTGCTTGAGCACGCCGTCGATATCCCCTTGGTGTACCAGGTGTTTCGGCATCAAACGCGGCAGGAACGCGAGCGGTCCAACCTGTTCCACCGCATGGTGCGCGACGCGATCGCGGACGGCGAGTCGCAGCGCGCCGGCGCCTTGATGGCCGAGCACATCCTGCAGGGTCGCGATTCCCTGCTGATGCTGCGGTCGCAGCAGGGACGCGAGACCGAAACGCACGCTTCGTGA
- a CDS encoding SDR family NAD(P)-dependent oxidoreductase, which translates to MTAGVGERFRLDGRVAVVTGATSELGLAIARALGAAGARIALAGRRLGDIETSCAALRDGGIDAAAFQVDVADPESCTSATGQVVDRFGAVDVLVNNAGVGTAAPATREDPDQFRRTLEVNLMGAYWMSQACGRLMPPGSAVVMISSILGLTTTSLPQAGYVSSKAGLLGLTRDLARQWTGRKGIRVNAVAPGFLSTGLTAYTPDGFNDEFVATRVPAARLGEPDEVAAAVLFLASPASSFVSGAVLPVDGGALIT; encoded by the coding sequence GTGACTGCCGGAGTCGGCGAGCGTTTCCGGCTGGACGGGCGTGTCGCCGTGGTGACCGGCGCGACGTCCGAGCTGGGTCTGGCGATCGCACGGGCGCTCGGCGCGGCGGGCGCGCGAATCGCCCTGGCGGGCCGGCGACTCGGCGACATCGAAACCAGTTGCGCCGCGTTGCGCGATGGCGGCATCGACGCCGCCGCCTTCCAGGTCGACGTGGCCGACCCCGAATCCTGCACGTCCGCAACGGGTCAGGTCGTCGACCGGTTCGGCGCCGTGGACGTGCTGGTCAACAACGCCGGCGTGGGCACAGCCGCGCCCGCGACTCGCGAAGACCCCGACCAGTTCCGGCGCACTCTGGAGGTGAACCTCATGGGTGCCTACTGGATGAGCCAGGCCTGCGGGCGGTTGATGCCGCCCGGCTCGGCGGTGGTGATGATCAGCAGCATCCTGGGGCTGACGACGACCTCGCTACCGCAGGCCGGCTACGTGTCGAGCAAGGCGGGGCTGCTGGGCCTGACCCGGGATTTGGCCCGGCAGTGGACCGGCCGCAAGGGGATTCGGGTCAACGCCGTGGCGCCCGGCTTCCTGTCGACGGGCCTGACCGCATACACCCCGGACGGCTTCAACGACGAATTCGTCGCCACTCGCGTGCCCGCGGCGCGGCTGGGTGAACCCGACGAGGTCGCCGCCGCAGTCCTGTTCCTGGCGAGCCCGGCCTCCTCATTCGTCAGCGGCGCCGTGCTGCCCGTCGACGGTGGCGCCCTGATCACCTGA
- a CDS encoding LLM class flavin-dependent oxidoreductase: MTDFGALLFPNVAWPTLVDRCERAEELGFRSLWIDDHGANPQAPRSNWFEAFTTLAGLANCTRHILLGPLVSNVILRHPAVLARQAATVENMSGGRLQLGIGAGYAPTDHELVGTEPWSRDERAARFAEAVELIDGLLRAEPVDFDGAYYRADGLRLRPAPLQRPRPPICIAAHDDSSLRLVARFGDIWSSFGGWGLSSRRLLDITTRRSAALDEYCAESGRDPSTIRRQLLAGNPATTPDPIWSSVRAFDEWVAGWHQVGIDEIVLYFPPELLYEPDLIDPAVTEHLRGLLFARRSGDQGATVDGQHGAADE, from the coding sequence GTGACCGACTTCGGGGCGCTGCTGTTTCCCAACGTCGCCTGGCCCACGCTGGTGGACCGCTGCGAACGCGCCGAAGAGCTGGGCTTCCGCAGCCTGTGGATCGATGATCATGGAGCCAATCCCCAAGCGCCCAGGTCGAATTGGTTCGAGGCGTTTACCACGCTGGCCGGCCTGGCCAACTGCACCCGACACATCCTGCTGGGCCCCTTGGTCTCCAATGTCATCCTGCGCCACCCGGCGGTGCTGGCCCGCCAGGCCGCCACGGTCGAAAACATGTCGGGCGGGCGGCTGCAGTTGGGGATCGGCGCCGGTTACGCGCCGACGGATCACGAACTGGTCGGCACCGAACCCTGGTCGCGCGACGAGCGCGCGGCGCGGTTCGCCGAGGCGGTCGAGCTGATCGACGGGCTGCTGCGCGCCGAACCGGTCGACTTCGACGGCGCCTACTACCGGGCTGACGGCCTGCGATTACGGCCCGCGCCGCTGCAGCGGCCACGGCCGCCGATCTGCATTGCCGCACACGACGATTCAAGCCTGCGGTTGGTCGCCCGCTTCGGGGACATCTGGAGCTCGTTCGGCGGCTGGGGCCTGTCGTCGCGGCGGCTGCTGGACATCACCACACGGCGGTCGGCCGCCCTCGACGAATACTGCGCCGAATCGGGCCGTGACCCCTCGACCATCCGGCGCCAACTGTTGGCCGGCAATCCCGCGACCACACCGGATCCCATCTGGTCGTCGGTGCGGGCGTTCGACGAATGGGTGGCCGGTTGGCACCAGGTAGGCATCGACGAGATCGTGCTGTATTTCCCGCCCGAACTGCTCTACGAACCTGACCTGATCGACCCCGCCGTCACCGAACACCTGCGGGGCCTGCTATTCGCGCGTCGCTCAGGTGATCAGGGCGCCACCGTCGACGGGCAGCACGGCGCCGCTGACGAATGA
- a CDS encoding LLM class flavin-dependent oxidoreductase, producing the protein MRFGVFIAPYHMVGDNPTLAFERDLQLVEAVENLGYEEAWFGEHHSGGTEIIGAPDLMIATAAARTKRIRLGTGVASLPYHHPFMFADRMVQLDHLTRGRLIVGVGPGALPGDAYMMGIETTRQRDMMLESLDAVLELWRGEAPVNRETDWFTLRDARLQLRPYSKPNIEVSVAVTASPSGPVAAGKFGIGLLSIAATQKKAFDALARNWRTATETAAAHGTTVSRQGWRMCGPMHLAESEDQARKEVEAGLAQWVDYFQNVGAIPILGDFDPGEDIVAAVNETGVGVIGTPEMAIEQLRRLEKQSGGFGTYLLMAHEWANREATLRSYELFSRYVMPVFQDSLEPLERSRDWTIFHRETLMGNITNAIVGATQQFLEEREARRRAENDARTESLHASR; encoded by the coding sequence ATGCGCTTTGGTGTCTTCATCGCCCCGTACCACATGGTCGGCGACAACCCGACGCTCGCCTTCGAGCGTGACCTGCAACTAGTAGAGGCCGTCGAGAACCTCGGCTACGAGGAAGCCTGGTTCGGCGAACACCATTCCGGCGGAACGGAAATCATCGGAGCGCCGGACCTGATGATCGCGACGGCGGCGGCCCGCACCAAACGGATCCGACTGGGCACCGGCGTGGCCTCCCTGCCGTACCACCACCCCTTCATGTTCGCCGACCGCATGGTGCAACTCGACCACCTCACGCGGGGGCGCCTGATCGTCGGGGTCGGGCCGGGCGCGCTGCCCGGGGACGCGTACATGATGGGCATCGAGACCACACGACAGCGGGACATGATGCTCGAGTCCCTGGACGCGGTGCTGGAACTATGGCGCGGCGAGGCGCCGGTCAACCGGGAGACCGACTGGTTCACCCTGCGCGACGCCCGGTTGCAGCTGCGCCCGTACAGCAAGCCCAACATCGAGGTCAGCGTGGCGGTGACGGCATCGCCCTCCGGCCCGGTGGCGGCGGGCAAGTTCGGCATCGGGCTGCTCTCGATCGCGGCCACCCAGAAGAAGGCCTTCGATGCGCTGGCCCGCAATTGGCGCACCGCAACCGAAACCGCCGCCGCGCACGGCACCACCGTGAGCCGCCAGGGCTGGCGGATGTGCGGACCGATGCACCTCGCCGAGTCCGAGGACCAGGCCCGCAAGGAGGTCGAGGCGGGCCTGGCACAGTGGGTGGACTACTTCCAAAATGTCGGCGCGATACCGATTTTGGGAGATTTCGATCCGGGCGAGGACATCGTGGCCGCGGTCAACGAGACCGGAGTCGGAGTGATCGGCACTCCCGAGATGGCGATCGAGCAACTACGCCGGCTCGAGAAACAATCCGGCGGCTTCGGCACCTACCTGCTGATGGCGCACGAGTGGGCCAACCGCGAGGCCACGCTGCGCTCCTACGAGCTGTTCAGCCGCTACGTCATGCCGGTGTTCCAGGACTCGCTCGAACCACTCGAGCGCAGCCGCGACTGGACGATCTTCCACCGTGAAACGCTGATGGGCAATATCACCAACGCGATCGTCGGTGCCACACAACAATTTCTGGAGGAGCGGGAGGCTCGCCGCCGCGCCGAGAACGACGCCCGGACCGAATCGCTGCACGCGAGCCGGTGA
- a CDS encoding 4-hydroxyphenylacetate 3-hydroxylase N-terminal domain-containing protein, which yields MMTGEQYKNSLRDGRRIYQDGKLVADLDTDALLAPALDAVAAGYDEYYRPGSDAVNPLVEAPRSVEELRDRVPILTSMDLLLNVTYQSLMTLVVAAARLADAHPEFVARINAYVAQARRDDIRIAECITDSKGDRSKAPSAQDDADQYVRVVERRDDGVVIRGAKLHISAAPFAHHLMVMPTKSMKPGEEHYAIACAVPVSAAGVHVISRTVQARGGDERDYPVSARRSMPDGFVIFDDVFVPHEHVFLDGIAAQAGIFAHSLGLWERLGGTAVMVEQADEMVGLAQLMAEANGTARVSHIREKIDEMMIHATNLRAGMEAAISNAHTTPEGYYYPDDLYTNATKYLGAANFNLMVRHLHDIAGGGVITTPSMADLDNPDIGPQLRKYLTGASEVSGDARAKLFHAIRDTTADSYGGWHLVTNVQSGGGLFAQRLVTRKHYDMERAKRLARHAANLD from the coding sequence ATGATGACCGGTGAGCAGTACAAGAACTCACTCCGCGACGGACGGCGCATCTACCAGGACGGCAAATTGGTCGCCGACCTGGACACCGATGCGCTGCTGGCGCCGGCGCTGGACGCGGTGGCCGCCGGATACGACGAGTACTACCGGCCGGGCTCCGACGCGGTGAACCCGCTCGTGGAGGCGCCGCGCAGCGTCGAGGAGCTGCGCGATCGGGTACCGATCCTCACCAGCATGGACCTGCTGCTCAACGTCACCTACCAGTCGTTGATGACACTCGTGGTGGCGGCGGCGCGCCTCGCCGACGCCCACCCCGAATTCGTCGCACGTATCAATGCCTATGTCGCACAGGCACGCCGGGATGACATCCGAATCGCCGAATGCATCACCGACTCCAAAGGCGACCGATCCAAAGCGCCGTCCGCGCAGGACGACGCCGACCAGTACGTGCGGGTGGTGGAGCGCCGCGACGATGGAGTGGTGATCCGCGGCGCCAAACTGCACATCAGCGCCGCGCCGTTCGCCCATCACCTGATGGTGATGCCGACGAAGTCGATGAAGCCGGGGGAGGAGCACTACGCGATCGCCTGCGCGGTACCGGTCAGCGCCGCCGGGGTGCACGTCATCAGCCGCACCGTGCAGGCCCGCGGCGGCGACGAGCGCGACTACCCGGTGAGCGCCCGGCGCAGCATGCCGGACGGGTTCGTGATCTTCGACGATGTGTTCGTCCCCCACGAGCACGTGTTCCTCGACGGCATCGCCGCGCAGGCCGGGATCTTCGCGCATTCCCTGGGCCTGTGGGAGCGCCTCGGCGGCACCGCGGTGATGGTCGAACAGGCCGACGAGATGGTGGGCCTGGCCCAGTTAATGGCCGAAGCCAACGGCACCGCCCGGGTCTCACATATCCGGGAGAAGATCGACGAGATGATGATCCATGCCACCAACCTGCGGGCGGGCATGGAGGCCGCGATCAGCAACGCGCACACCACACCCGAGGGCTACTACTATCCCGACGACCTGTACACGAACGCGACCAAATACCTTGGCGCGGCGAACTTCAACCTGATGGTCCGTCATCTGCACGACATCGCCGGGGGCGGGGTGATCACGACGCCGTCGATGGCGGACCTGGACAACCCGGACATCGGCCCCCAGCTGCGCAAGTATTTGACCGGCGCCTCCGAGGTGTCCGGGGACGCCCGCGCCAAGCTGTTCCATGCGATTCGCGACACCACGGCCGATTCCTACGGCGGCTGGCATCTGGTGACCAACGTGCAGTCCGGGGGCGGCCTGTTCGCGCAGCGCCTGGTCACCCGCAAGCACTACGACATGGAACGCGCCAAGCGCCTGGCACGGCACGCGGCGAACCTGGACTAA
- a CDS encoding acyl-CoA dehydrogenase: protein MAVSLDALSSASELDELRNMVRNVVAKHLPLDQMRDADPASARQTGWATLAELGLLGIAVPEQYGGSGAGLAEQAVVCEELARELGAMPFLPTVCLGAETLLASGDDAVCAELLPGLVAGELTATLAEGTARAERRGQSWVLTGDFHHVPDGADAQVVLLAAETDGGPTLYAVTGPDGVHCERLSTLDGTRGLADLRLVSAPGRQVGAAGAAGPALARVRLRASALLAAEQAVLAERCVALTKQYLLDRRQFGRQIGGFQALKHRLADATVRAELCAGSAWYAIRQLAGGAADAEFAVRVAAAACGDAAVQNAAEMIQLHGGIGYTWEHFAHLYLRRAKANQYLFGTPSVHRNRLGTAVAENRSTATETVSAVTRGGSPALDDLRRWLADNLTDEVANDHTAPLPGAKYSPERQDWYRRLGEAGWATPTWPTEYGGRGLGRDDGGAAVEELRRRGVDRPEEDFVGVWLAGPTILQWGTDEQRDTYLRPLARGEHRWCQLFSEPGAGSDLASLSTSAVRIDDDRWLVNGQKIWSSFANTADFGLLMARTDPALPKHAGITYFLLDMRTPGVEVRPLRQMTGDAEFNEVFLTDVVVSDSARLGPLNAGWKVGISTLMQERNSLTGPPVVGPGVADQLIAEAVASGAWQDADVRDRLQHMLVDERALQSASFRASVAADRDPGAIDSVRKLVSADLHERAGRIRIDLRPELTIGWPADTEMPSGTRSFLEMKKYCIAGGTSEIQRNIIAERVLGLPREADPDRDKPFNQRTSR, encoded by the coding sequence ATGGCCGTCTCGCTCGACGCGTTGTCGTCTGCCTCCGAACTCGACGAACTTCGCAACATGGTGCGCAACGTCGTCGCCAAGCACCTTCCCCTGGACCAGATGCGCGATGCCGATCCGGCCTCGGCACGACAAACGGGTTGGGCAACGCTCGCGGAACTGGGTCTGCTCGGCATCGCGGTTCCCGAGCAGTACGGCGGCAGTGGCGCCGGATTGGCCGAGCAGGCCGTCGTCTGCGAGGAACTCGCGCGGGAGCTCGGGGCGATGCCGTTTCTTCCCACCGTCTGCCTGGGCGCCGAGACCCTGCTGGCCTCCGGCGACGACGCCGTGTGCGCGGAGCTGCTGCCCGGGCTCGTCGCCGGTGAGCTGACCGCGACGCTTGCCGAGGGCACCGCCCGGGCCGAACGTCGGGGGCAGTCCTGGGTGCTCACCGGCGACTTTCACCACGTTCCCGACGGCGCCGACGCTCAGGTGGTACTGCTCGCGGCGGAGACCGACGGCGGCCCAACGCTTTACGCGGTGACCGGGCCCGATGGTGTGCACTGCGAGCGGCTGTCCACCCTGGACGGCACCCGCGGACTCGCCGACCTCAGGCTCGTCTCGGCTCCGGGCCGCCAAGTCGGTGCGGCCGGAGCGGCCGGCCCGGCCCTGGCCCGGGTGCGCCTGCGGGCGAGTGCCCTGCTGGCCGCCGAGCAGGCGGTGCTGGCCGAGCGCTGCGTCGCGCTCACCAAGCAGTATCTGCTGGATCGCCGGCAGTTCGGACGGCAGATCGGGGGGTTTCAAGCGCTCAAGCACCGTCTCGCGGATGCCACGGTGCGCGCCGAATTGTGCGCCGGCAGCGCCTGGTACGCGATCCGCCAGCTGGCGGGCGGCGCGGCGGACGCCGAGTTCGCCGTCAGGGTGGCCGCGGCCGCCTGCGGGGACGCCGCCGTGCAGAACGCGGCCGAAATGATTCAGCTGCACGGGGGCATCGGCTACACGTGGGAGCATTTCGCGCACCTGTACCTGCGCCGCGCCAAGGCCAACCAGTACTTGTTCGGGACGCCGTCAGTGCACCGTAACCGGCTCGGCACCGCGGTGGCCGAAAACCGTTCGACGGCAACCGAAACCGTATCGGCCGTCACGCGGGGCGGATCGCCGGCCCTCGACGACCTGCGGCGCTGGCTGGCCGACAACCTGACCGACGAGGTCGCCAACGATCACACGGCACCGCTGCCCGGCGCGAAATACTCACCGGAGCGCCAAGATTGGTATCGCCGTCTCGGCGAGGCCGGCTGGGCCACGCCGACCTGGCCGACCGAATACGGCGGCCGGGGGCTCGGTCGCGACGACGGCGGGGCCGCCGTGGAAGAGTTGCGCCGCCGCGGGGTCGACCGGCCCGAGGAGGACTTCGTCGGCGTGTGGCTGGCCGGTCCGACCATCCTGCAGTGGGGCACCGACGAGCAGCGCGATACCTACCTGCGACCCCTGGCCCGCGGGGAACACCGCTGGTGTCAGCTTTTCAGTGAGCCCGGCGCCGGGTCGGACCTGGCGTCGTTATCGACCTCGGCGGTGCGTATCGACGATGACCGCTGGCTGGTCAACGGGCAGAAGATCTGGAGTTCCTTCGCCAACACCGCCGACTTCGGACTGCTGATGGCCCGCACCGATCCGGCGCTGCCCAAACACGCCGGCATCACCTATTTCCTGCTCGACATGCGCACCCCCGGCGTGGAAGTACGCCCGCTGCGGCAGATGACGGGCGACGCCGAATTCAACGAAGTCTTCCTCACCGACGTCGTGGTGTCCGACTCGGCGCGACTGGGCCCGCTCAACGCCGGCTGGAAGGTCGGCATCAGCACGTTGATGCAGGAGCGCAACAGCCTCACCGGCCCGCCCGTCGTCGGCCCGGGCGTCGCCGACCAACTCATCGCCGAGGCCGTCGCCAGCGGAGCGTGGCAAGACGCCGATGTACGGGATCGATTGCAGCACATGCTCGTCGACGAGCGCGCACTCCAAAGCGCCAGCTTCCGCGCCAGCGTCGCCGCGGACCGCGACCCGGGAGCCATCGACTCCGTTCGCAAACTCGTCAGCGCGGACCTGCACGAGCGGGCCGGGCGCATCCGCATCGATCTGCGGCCCGAGCTGACGATCGGCTGGCCCGCCGATACCGAAATGCCCTCGGGCACACGGTCGTTCCTGGAGATGAAGAAGTACTGCATCGCCGGTGGCACCTCGGAGATCCAGCGCAATATCATCGCCGAGCGGGTGCTGGGACTGCCCCGCGAGGCCGATCCCGACCGTGACAAGCCGTTCAACCAGCGGACCAGTCGATAG
- a CDS encoding PE family protein: MSFVFATPDEPSVSAANLQSIGAAPNAQNTASASSAVAVVPAAADEVSVLTAARFAAHAQRFQELSARAAAIQDLMAVMLAASAGSYAATEAANRSSTD; encoded by the coding sequence ATGTCGTTCGTATTCGCCACCCCAGACGAGCCGTCGGTCTCGGCCGCAAACCTCCAGTCGATCGGCGCCGCGCCGAACGCCCAGAACACCGCCTCGGCAAGCTCGGCGGTTGCGGTCGTTCCCGCGGCGGCGGATGAGGTTTCGGTGCTGACGGCCGCACGCTTTGCCGCTCATGCTCAACGGTTCCAGGAGCTGAGTGCGCGCGCGGCCGCGATCCAAGACCTGATGGCGGTGATGCTGGCCGCCAGCGCCGGCTCGTATGCGGCAACGGAGGCGGCCAACAGGTCGTCGACGGACTGA
- a CDS encoding family 16 glycosylhydrolase, protein MPEIDRRRMILTTGIGVLAAALPAPNAWASPAGRDAPAGRIPAPAAPSGQAGTYIFADEFDGPAGSAPDASKWVVAKARETIKDPTYWERPENIGQYRDDRRNVFVDGKSNLVLRAAKDGPTYYSGKVQSVWRGGVGHTWEARIKLNCLTAGAWPAYWLGNEDQGEIDVMEWYGNGNWPSATTVHAKANGGEWKTHNIAVDSGWHTWRCQWDEAGIRFWKDYADGAQPYFDVPASSLPDWPFNGPGYTAYPVFNLAVAGSGGGDPGPGTYPADMLIDWIRVW, encoded by the coding sequence ATGCCGGAGATCGATCGCCGCCGCATGATTTTGACAACCGGGATCGGCGTGCTGGCAGCCGCGCTGCCGGCCCCGAACGCCTGGGCCTCGCCGGCCGGACGGGATGCGCCCGCCGGCCGAATACCGGCGCCCGCCGCGCCCAGCGGCCAGGCCGGGACCTACATATTCGCCGACGAATTCGACGGGCCCGCCGGTTCGGCACCCGACGCGTCCAAATGGGTGGTGGCGAAAGCCCGCGAGACGATCAAGGACCCGACCTACTGGGAGCGCCCCGAGAACATCGGCCAGTACCGCGATGATCGCCGGAACGTGTTCGTCGACGGCAAGTCCAATCTGGTCCTGCGCGCCGCCAAGGACGGGCCCACCTACTACAGCGGCAAGGTTCAAAGCGTGTGGCGCGGCGGGGTCGGCCACACCTGGGAGGCCCGGATCAAGCTCAACTGCCTGACCGCGGGCGCCTGGCCCGCCTACTGGCTGGGCAACGAGGACCAGGGCGAAATCGATGTCATGGAGTGGTACGGCAACGGCAACTGGCCGTCGGCCACCACCGTCCACGCCAAGGCCAACGGCGGCGAATGGAAGACCCACAACATCGCGGTAGACAGCGGATGGCACACCTGGCGATGCCAGTGGGACGAGGCCGGCATCCGGTTCTGGAAGGACTACGCCGACGGCGCCCAACCTTACTTCGACGTGCCGGCCAGTTCCCTGCCCGATTGGCCGTTCAACGGGCCGGGTTACACGGCCTATCCGGTGTTCAATCTGGCGGTCGCCGGCTCCGGAGGCGGCGACCCCGGACCCGGCACCTATCCCGCAGACATGCTCATCGACTGGATCCGCGTCTGGTAG
- a CDS encoding class I SAM-dependent methyltransferase, with amino-acid sequence MSGPAHTITHVSDTARWTALHRATESARPDALFSDPLAGLLAGEHGRAIVDNVPRTTRNGWWLVARTKIIDDAIAEAIAAGCDRVLNLAAGLDTRPYRLDLPPDFVWVEADLPKLLSEKTQVLAEQVPRCRLTRAAVDLADPQARGAFLNEALDGATKALVLTEGLLMYLDDTDVTALSAAIKRPEVHWWMLDFAGPGLKKMMNKKMAGMLQNAPFKFAPENGLAYFENLGWRTVDVEALYLAAHRMHRLPLVMRPLAWLPQPDPRHPGGRVWSATALLTH; translated from the coding sequence ATGTCAGGACCAGCGCACACGATCACGCATGTTTCGGATACGGCTCGATGGACGGCGTTACACCGGGCCACCGAATCGGCCCGTCCCGACGCGTTGTTCAGCGACCCGCTCGCCGGACTTCTCGCCGGTGAGCACGGCCGCGCGATCGTCGACAACGTCCCCCGCACGACCCGCAACGGATGGTGGCTGGTCGCACGGACCAAGATCATCGACGACGCCATCGCCGAGGCGATCGCCGCCGGCTGCGACCGGGTATTGAATCTGGCCGCCGGGCTGGACACGCGGCCGTATCGGCTGGACCTGCCGCCCGACTTCGTCTGGGTGGAGGCGGATCTGCCGAAGCTGCTCTCGGAAAAGACGCAGGTGCTGGCCGAGCAGGTACCGCGCTGCCGGTTGACGCGGGCCGCCGTCGATCTCGCCGACCCGCAGGCCCGGGGCGCCTTCCTGAACGAGGCGCTCGACGGCGCAACCAAGGCGCTGGTGCTGACCGAGGGCCTCTTGATGTATCTGGACGACACCGACGTGACCGCCCTTTCCGCCGCGATCAAGCGGCCCGAGGTCCACTGGTGGATGCTCGACTTCGCTGGTCCCGGTTTGAAGAAGATGATGAACAAGAAGATGGCGGGCATGTTGCAGAACGCGCCCTTCAAGTTCGCCCCCGAGAATGGGCTGGCGTACTTCGAAAACCTCGGCTGGCGCACCGTCGACGTGGAAGCGCTGTACCTGGCCGCCCACCGGATGCATCGCTTACCGCTGGTGATGCGCCCGCTCGCGTGGTTGCCGCAGCCGGATCCCCGCCACCCGGGGGGTAGGGTCTGGAGCGCGACCGCCCTGCTGACGCACTGA